In a single window of the Bacillus horti genome:
- the coaBC gene encoding bifunctional phosphopantothenoylcysteine decarboxylase/phosphopantothenate--cysteine ligase CoaBC, with the protein MSVKGKMIVLGVSGGIAAYKAATICSQLTQRGADVRVIMTESATKFIQPLTFQTLSRNHVYVDTFQEADASVVSHIDLADHADLFLIAPATANIIGKLANGLADDMLSTTLLATEAPIWMAPAMNGHMLEHPAVQQNITTLKSRGVGLLQPGEGQLACGYVGKGRLPDPEEIIGHVVSYFLQLSNQQKSAEIDTNLSNPNQTAFNQSTSVASDFGSVSSNANISNTLNDDPSTASWWKGKKLLVTAGPTREEIDPVRYLSNYSSGKMGFAIAEMAASLGAQVTLISGPVELATPAQVERVNVVSTEDMLQQVLSRYEETDVVIKSAAVADYTPIHVAEKKIKKAGESLLLELKKTQDILQTLGEQKKHQILVGFAAETNQVEEHARQKLKKKNLDFVVANDVTEEGAGFGTDTNIVTIYHRSGEKQELQKMSKSDVARKLLELVATYYE; encoded by the coding sequence ATGAGCGTAAAAGGAAAAATGATCGTATTAGGCGTAAGCGGTGGAATCGCTGCGTATAAGGCAGCAACGATTTGCAGTCAGCTCACTCAAAGGGGGGCAGATGTCCGTGTCATTATGACAGAGTCTGCCACAAAATTTATACAGCCTTTAACATTCCAAACGTTATCTAGAAACCATGTGTATGTGGATACATTTCAGGAGGCGGATGCTTCTGTCGTTTCTCATATCGATTTAGCTGATCATGCAGACTTATTTCTCATTGCTCCTGCTACAGCAAATATCATTGGAAAGCTAGCAAATGGCTTAGCTGATGATATGCTTTCAACGACTTTACTTGCTACAGAAGCACCAATTTGGATGGCACCAGCGATGAACGGACACATGCTTGAGCATCCAGCGGTGCAACAGAACATCACGACGCTGAAGAGTAGAGGAGTTGGTCTACTTCAGCCTGGTGAAGGACAGCTAGCCTGTGGATATGTCGGTAAAGGGAGGCTTCCTGACCCTGAGGAAATCATTGGACATGTTGTCTCTTATTTTCTTCAGCTTTCTAATCAACAAAAATCAGCTGAAATTGATACTAATCTATCAAATCCCAATCAAACAGCTTTTAATCAATCTACTTCCGTAGCTTCTGATTTTGGTTCTGTATCATCTAACGCAAATATCTCGAATACTCTTAATGATGATCCGTCAACGGCAAGCTGGTGGAAGGGAAAGAAGCTCCTTGTCACAGCTGGACCTACGAGGGAAGAAATTGATCCTGTGCGTTATCTATCGAACTACTCCTCTGGAAAAATGGGCTTTGCCATTGCTGAAATGGCGGCAAGCCTAGGGGCACAGGTGACCCTGATTTCTGGTCCGGTTGAATTGGCTACTCCTGCTCAGGTTGAGCGTGTGAATGTTGTTTCAACAGAGGACATGCTTCAGCAGGTGCTTAGTCGCTATGAGGAGACAGATGTAGTCATTAAATCAGCAGCGGTAGCCGATTATACACCAATACATGTAGCTGAGAAGAAAATTAAAAAAGCAGGAGAAAGTCTGCTGCTAGAGCTTAAGAAAACACAGGATATCCTGCAAACATTGGGAGAGCAGAAGAAGCACCAAATTCTTGTTGGCTTTGCTGCTGAGACAAATCAGGTGGAGGAGCATGCCAGGCAGAAGCTGAAGAAGAAGAATCTAGACTTTGTTGTAGCTAATGACGTAACTGAAGAAGGCGCAGGCTTCGGTACAGATACAAATATTGTGACGATCTACCATCGCTCAGGGGAGAAGCAGGAGCTTCAGAAAATGTCCAAGTCTGACGTAGCACGTAAGCTACTAGAGCTGGTGGCTACCTATTATGAGTGA
- the priA gene encoding primosomal protein N', which produces MSDQPMLDQHKRVIAEVIVEVPARLVDRTFDYEVPPALEQGVQIGSRVIVPFGPRKTQGYVLGLKLQTEQSEQKLKEVEQVLDEVPPLSPELIQLGQWMSEEYTCLTIQALQAMLPAVLKSTTTKRTVTNDGKQQVVYEVEDKVTIKEVQVVELAVTQEELENKLSELHAKAVKQREVARYIASINFGGNTSQSLDEESAARDEVSSGASAEISIEDRSELSKASMPDNKRDRTELEKHREILQVQRVVEECQTTRSTIKALEQAGIVRISKQELQRDPYQHRVFERTQPLTLTEMQQSVLGKITTSVDEQEFRPFLLHGVTGSGKTEIYLQSISYVLKNDKEAIVLVPEISLTPQMVDRFKGRFGDQVAVLHSRLSKGERYDEWRKIRDGKVKVAIGARSALFAPFRNLGLIIIDEEHEASYKQEETPKYHARDIAMFRGQYHQAPVILGSATPCLESFARAKKGVYTLLSLQERIFGQELPPVSIVDMREELHAGNRTMFSKTLHELINQCLEKKEQMVLFLNRRGFSTFVMCRDCGYVLQCPHCDISLTYHKSNNSHRCHYCGYTQPKLHECPECASDHIRFFGTGTQKVEEELYKHFPGIRVVRMDVDTTQQKGAHEKLLKRFGDHQADVLLGTQMIAKGLDFEKVTLVGVIAADSLLHLPDFRSAEKTFQLLTQVSGRAGRHKLPGHVVVQTYTPEHYSIQTAAQHDYEAFFNHEMQHRKQRGYPPYYYLTLITFTHEDLPFLIKESDQAVRWLKQQVSPNTLVLGPAASAIPKIKDRYRFQCMLKYKDEPQLAHVLSGFLQKHKQLIEKSKLHIQIDRNPQMLM; this is translated from the coding sequence ATGAGTGATCAGCCAATGCTTGATCAGCACAAGAGGGTTATCGCCGAGGTTATCGTTGAAGTACCTGCACGCCTTGTCGATCGAACGTTTGACTATGAGGTACCACCTGCTTTGGAGCAGGGTGTACAGATCGGTTCAAGAGTCATTGTTCCGTTTGGTCCAAGGAAGACTCAGGGCTATGTTTTAGGGTTAAAGCTTCAGACGGAGCAGAGTGAGCAGAAGCTTAAGGAAGTTGAGCAGGTTCTAGATGAAGTACCTCCACTGAGCCCTGAGCTGATTCAGCTAGGTCAATGGATGAGTGAAGAGTATACTTGTTTAACGATTCAAGCGCTACAGGCTATGCTTCCTGCTGTACTGAAATCGACAACTACGAAGAGAACGGTAACGAATGATGGTAAGCAGCAGGTTGTGTACGAGGTTGAGGACAAGGTGACCATCAAGGAGGTTCAGGTGGTCGAGCTTGCGGTTACTCAGGAGGAGCTAGAGAATAAGCTGAGTGAGCTTCATGCAAAGGCTGTGAAGCAAAGAGAGGTAGCAAGGTATATTGCAAGCATAAATTTTGGTGGTAACACAAGTCAGTCCTTGGATGAGGAGAGCGCTGCTAGGGATGAGGTAAGCTCAGGGGCTAGTGCTGAAATTAGTATTGAAGATCGTTCTGAATTAAGCAAAGCTAGTATGCCTGATAATAAAAGAGATCGTACGGAGTTAGAAAAGCATAGAGAAATCTTGCAGGTACAGCGTGTTGTGGAGGAGTGTCAGACAACACGTTCTACGATAAAAGCCCTAGAACAAGCAGGGATTGTGAGGATAAGCAAGCAGGAGCTTCAGCGAGATCCGTATCAGCACCGAGTTTTTGAACGGACGCAGCCATTAACCCTAACAGAAATGCAGCAAAGTGTTCTAGGTAAGATTACGACCTCTGTGGATGAGCAGGAGTTTCGTCCATTTCTCCTGCATGGGGTAACGGGAAGTGGGAAAACTGAGATTTACCTTCAATCCATCTCTTACGTACTAAAGAACGATAAGGAAGCTATTGTCCTTGTACCTGAAATTTCTCTAACTCCTCAAATGGTAGATCGCTTCAAAGGGAGATTTGGAGATCAGGTAGCTGTGCTACACAGTCGTCTCTCTAAAGGAGAAAGATATGACGAGTGGCGTAAAATTAGGGATGGTAAGGTAAAGGTAGCGATTGGAGCAAGATCGGCTTTATTTGCTCCGTTTCGTAACCTAGGTCTAATTATTATTGATGAAGAACATGAAGCTTCATATAAGCAGGAGGAAACACCGAAATACCATGCTAGAGATATTGCTATGTTTCGCGGGCAATATCACCAAGCGCCTGTTATACTTGGGAGTGCAACACCATGCTTAGAAAGCTTTGCTCGTGCGAAGAAGGGTGTATATACATTACTTAGCTTACAGGAACGGATTTTTGGGCAGGAGCTACCACCCGTATCGATCGTGGATATGCGTGAGGAGCTTCATGCTGGGAATAGGACGATGTTCAGCAAAACGCTGCATGAGCTCATTAACCAATGCTTGGAGAAGAAGGAGCAGATGGTGCTTTTTCTAAATCGGAGAGGTTTTTCTACGTTTGTGATGTGCCGTGATTGTGGCTATGTTTTGCAATGTCCCCATTGTGATATCTCTCTTACCTACCATAAATCAAATAACTCTCATCGCTGTCATTACTGTGGCTATACACAGCCTAAGCTTCATGAATGTCCAGAGTGTGCCAGTGATCATATACGTTTCTTTGGAACTGGAACGCAGAAGGTTGAGGAAGAGCTGTATAAGCATTTTCCAGGAATACGAGTTGTCAGGATGGATGTGGACACCACTCAGCAAAAGGGAGCGCATGAAAAGCTATTAAAGCGCTTTGGTGATCATCAAGCAGATGTTTTACTAGGAACACAAATGATAGCTAAGGGACTAGATTTTGAAAAAGTAACACTTGTAGGTGTGATTGCTGCTGACTCCTTGCTTCACCTGCCTGATTTTCGTTCTGCTGAAAAGACGTTTCAGTTGCTTACACAGGTTAGTGGACGTGCAGGAAGACATAAGCTTCCTGGTCATGTCGTTGTTCAAACCTATACACCTGAGCATTATAGTATTCAGACGGCTGCACAGCATGATTATGAAGCTTTTTTTAACCATGAAATGCAGCATCGCAAGCAAAGAGGGTATCCACCTTACTATTATCTGACGTTAATTACGTTTACGCATGAGGATTTACCTTTTTTAATTAAGGAAAGTGATCAGGCTGTACGTTGGCTAAAGCAGCAGGTTTCACCGAATACGCTTGTGCTTGGTCCGGCAGCATCAGCTATCCCTAAGATCAAGGATAGATATCGATTTCAATGCATGTTAAAATATAAGGATGAGCCTCAATTGGCCCATGTTTTGTCAGGATTTTTACAAAAGCATAAGCAGTTAATTGAAAAATCAAAGCTTCATATTCAAATAGATAGAAATCCACAAATGTTAATGTAG
- the def gene encoding peptide deformylase: MGVRVIVKNPDPILREKTIEVKNFNANLHKLLDDMAETMYQADGVGLAAPQVGISKRVAVIDAGSEHGLIELVNPVIVSKSGEQLGPEGCLSFPGLVGDVRRAQTCKVEAFDRHGEKFEVEGEDLLARALQHEIDHLNGVLFVDFVERYYESESEDEAGK; this comes from the coding sequence ATGGGTGTTCGAGTTATTGTGAAAAATCCAGATCCAATTCTGAGAGAAAAAACTATTGAGGTTAAGAATTTCAACGCTAATCTGCACAAGCTGTTAGATGATATGGCTGAAACGATGTATCAGGCTGATGGTGTGGGCTTAGCGGCTCCACAGGTTGGTATTTCGAAAAGAGTGGCTGTGATTGATGCAGGGAGTGAGCACGGTCTAATTGAGCTGGTTAATCCAGTCATTGTTTCTAAGTCTGGAGAGCAGCTTGGACCAGAGGGCTGCTTAAGCTTTCCAGGTCTTGTGGGGGATGTACGCCGAGCTCAAACGTGTAAGGTAGAAGCGTTTGATCGCCATGGAGAAAAGTTTGAGGTTGAAGGTGAGGATTTACTTGCTCGAGCGTTGCAGCATGAAATTGATCACCTAAATGGTGTGCTGTTCGTTGATTTTGTTGAGCGTTATTATGAATCTGAGTCAGAGGATGAGGCTGGTAAGTAG
- the fmt gene encoding methionyl-tRNA formyltransferase: MKIVFMGTPDFAVPSLDRLIADGYDVIGVVTQPDRPKGRKRTLTPPPVKEAALKHNLPVLQPERLKGSPEQEQLIEWAPDLIVTAAFGQLLPEEVLQLPKLGCINVHASLLPQYRGGAPIHQAIIDGQQETGVTIMYMVKALDAGDILTQRSLPILDDDNVATMFQKLSIVGAELLADTLPKLVAGELTPIPQDADLVTYAYNIKREDEEIDWTKSGKAIFNHVRGMNPFPGAYTVINGEVLKVWQTALSGDQGLTDSSGAIYKLDEQGIGVVAGDGQGVYLTEIQPAGKKRMMAADFLRGTGSSWSTGLRLGDNE; encoded by the coding sequence TTGAAAATTGTTTTTATGGGTACACCTGATTTTGCCGTTCCATCCTTAGATCGATTAATCGCTGACGGATATGACGTGATTGGGGTAGTCACACAGCCAGATAGACCAAAGGGGAGAAAACGCACGTTAACTCCTCCTCCTGTTAAGGAAGCTGCTTTAAAGCATAACCTTCCAGTTTTACAGCCAGAGCGTTTAAAAGGTTCACCAGAACAGGAGCAATTAATTGAGTGGGCTCCAGACCTAATCGTTACAGCTGCCTTTGGACAGCTTCTTCCTGAGGAGGTTTTACAGCTTCCTAAGCTAGGGTGTATTAATGTTCATGCCTCACTTTTACCACAGTATCGTGGAGGAGCACCGATCCATCAGGCTATTATTGATGGACAGCAGGAGACAGGTGTAACGATTATGTATATGGTTAAGGCTTTGGATGCTGGAGATATATTAACTCAGCGCAGCTTGCCTATTTTAGATGATGATAATGTAGCTACGATGTTCCAAAAGCTTAGTATCGTTGGTGCTGAGCTTTTAGCAGATACTTTGCCAAAGCTAGTTGCTGGAGAGCTTACTCCGATTCCGCAGGATGCTGATCTGGTCACGTATGCCTATAACATTAAACGTGAGGATGAGGAGATAGATTGGACGAAAAGTGGTAAAGCTATATTTAACCATGTTCGTGGGATGAACCCGTTTCCGGGAGCGTATACGGTGATTAACGGAGAGGTTTTGAAGGTATGGCAAACGGCTCTTTCTGGGGATCAAGGACTGACTGATTCATCGGGTGCGATTTATAAATTGGATGAGCAGGGCATTGGAGTTGTAGCGGGGGATGGTCAGGGTGTCTATCTTACGGAAATTCAGCCTGCCGGCAAAAAGAGAATGATGGCTGCCGACTTTCTAAGAGGAACAGGGAGCTCATGGTCAACAGGACTTAGATTAGGAGATAATGAATGA
- the rsmB gene encoding 16S rRNA (cytosine(967)-C(5))-methyltransferase RsmB yields the protein MKATARTIALDALIQIEQGGAYSNLTLQKLLQKNKLEDSRDRHLVTELVYGTIQHQRYIDFLLQPFLKKGVDALDQWVKQLLRVSVYQFVKLDRIPSHAVVHEAVEIAKKKGHRGISGMVNGVLRSFLRTPLRSTETIKDDVTRLGMETSHPDWMIKRWVKQFGWEKTKQLCEDNNRPPQVTIRTNTIKDSRAELIEKLQEEGFEVKETTDSPYGIIVQSGGHVVQSKWFEQGYFTIQDESSMLVAPFVDPKPGMVVLDACAAPGGKTTHLAEYMKDEGSVLAVDMHPHKEKLIRTNINRLGLTCIETQTMDARKLPDARQTEYDRILLDAPCSGLGVIRRKPDLKWKKKETDSADIAAIQYDLLVAVSKLLKPGGQLVYSTCTLEEIENQDVVQKFLENEPSFRQIEGEQKLILPQDFGSDGFYMTKLERIGDEQ from the coding sequence ATGAAAGCAACGGCAAGAACAATCGCTTTAGACGCCTTGATTCAAATTGAACAGGGAGGCGCATATAGCAATCTCACCTTACAAAAGCTTTTGCAGAAGAACAAGCTCGAGGATAGCAGAGATCGTCATTTAGTGACGGAGCTCGTGTACGGGACAATTCAGCATCAGCGTTATATTGATTTTTTACTCCAGCCCTTTCTGAAAAAAGGAGTAGATGCGTTAGATCAGTGGGTCAAGCAGCTACTTCGTGTGAGTGTCTATCAGTTTGTTAAGCTAGATCGTATCCCTTCTCATGCGGTTGTACACGAAGCGGTAGAGATAGCGAAAAAGAAAGGTCACCGTGGGATTTCGGGTATGGTGAATGGGGTTTTACGCAGCTTTCTGCGTACGCCTTTACGTTCAACGGAAACGATTAAGGATGATGTTACTCGTTTAGGTATGGAAACGTCTCATCCGGATTGGATGATAAAGCGCTGGGTCAAGCAGTTTGGCTGGGAGAAAACGAAGCAGCTCTGTGAGGATAATAATAGGCCGCCTCAGGTGACGATACGGACGAATACGATCAAGGATAGCAGGGCAGAACTGATAGAAAAGCTACAAGAGGAAGGCTTTGAGGTCAAGGAAACAACAGATTCACCATATGGTATCATTGTTCAGTCTGGTGGACATGTTGTTCAATCTAAGTGGTTTGAGCAAGGATATTTCACGATTCAGGATGAAAGCTCTATGCTTGTTGCTCCATTTGTAGACCCTAAGCCTGGAATGGTCGTCCTTGATGCTTGTGCGGCTCCCGGTGGAAAAACAACTCACCTAGCTGAATACATGAAGGATGAGGGGAGCGTTCTAGCTGTGGATATGCATCCGCACAAAGAAAAGCTCATTCGCACGAATATAAATAGACTAGGATTGACTTGTATTGAGACACAGACGATGGATGCCAGAAAGCTTCCTGATGCACGCCAGACAGAGTATGATCGTATTCTCCTAGACGCACCTTGCTCTGGTCTTGGGGTCATTAGACGTAAGCCAGACTTGAAGTGGAAGAAGAAGGAAACGGACAGTGCCGATATCGCGGCGATTCAATATGATTTATTAGTAGCCGTATCTAAGCTACTAAAGCCAGGTGGACAATTGGTGTACAGTACATGTACGCTTGAAGAAATAGAGAATCAGGATGTTGTGCAGAAGTTTTTAGAGAATGAGCCTTCCTTTAGACAGATTGAAGGGGAGCAGAAGCTTATTTTACCGCAGGATTTTGGATCGGACGGATTTTATATGACTAAACTTGAAAGAATTGGTGATGAACAATGA